A stretch of Balaenoptera ricei isolate mBalRic1 chromosome 9, mBalRic1.hap2, whole genome shotgun sequence DNA encodes these proteins:
- the TMEM213 gene encoding transmembrane protein 213 isoform X2, whose protein sequence is MAGGPQLASAGTVITEASLLSMKHLSSAPWAALILSLAFAFFHPACLAASSSSNSTLTVHHPGLETLEQCPNVDFCPQAARCCHTGVDEYGWIAAAVGWSLLFLTLILLCVDKLMKLTPDEPKDLQA, encoded by the exons ATGGCAGGCGGCCCTCAGCTCGCCTCTGCGGGGACCGTGATCACAGAAGCCTCTCTCCTCAGCATGAAGCACCTCAGCTCTGCGCCCTGGGCCGCCCTGATCCTCAGCCTGGCCTTTGCCTTTTTCCACCCGGCTTGCTTGGCAG caagcagcagcagcaactcaACCTTGACTGTCCACCATCCAGGCCTTGAGACCCTGGAGCAGTGCCCCA ATGTCGACTTCTGCCCACAAGCAGCCCGGTGTTGCCACACCGGAGTGGATGAATACGGCTGGATTGCGGCTGCCGTTGGTTGGAGTCTCTTGTTTCTCACCCTCATCCTGCTCTGTGTGGACAAACTGATGAAACTAACTCCAGATGAGCCCAAGGACTTGCAAGCATGA
- the TMEM213 gene encoding transmembrane protein 213 isoform X1 — MAGGPQLASAGTVITEASLLSMKHLSSAPWAALILSLAFAFFHPACLAEASSSSNSTLTVHHPGLETLEQCPNVDFCPQAARCCHTGVDEYGWIAAAVGWSLLFLTLILLCVDKLMKLTPDEPKDLQA; from the exons ATGGCAGGCGGCCCTCAGCTCGCCTCTGCGGGGACCGTGATCACAGAAGCCTCTCTCCTCAGCATGAAGCACCTCAGCTCTGCGCCCTGGGCCGCCCTGATCCTCAGCCTGGCCTTTGCCTTTTTCCACCCGGCTTGCTTGGCAG AagcaagcagcagcagcaactcaACCTTGACTGTCCACCATCCAGGCCTTGAGACCCTGGAGCAGTGCCCCA ATGTCGACTTCTGCCCACAAGCAGCCCGGTGTTGCCACACCGGAGTGGATGAATACGGCTGGATTGCGGCTGCCGTTGGTTGGAGTCTCTTGTTTCTCACCCTCATCCTGCTCTGTGTGGACAAACTGATGAAACTAACTCCAGATGAGCCCAAGGACTTGCAAGCATGA
- the TMEM213 gene encoding transmembrane protein 213 isoform X3: MAGGPQLASAGTVITEASLLSMKHLSSAPWAALILSLAFAFFHPACLADVDFCPQAARCCHTGVDEYGWIAAAVGWSLLFLTLILLCVDKLMKLTPDEPKDLQA; the protein is encoded by the exons ATGGCAGGCGGCCCTCAGCTCGCCTCTGCGGGGACCGTGATCACAGAAGCCTCTCTCCTCAGCATGAAGCACCTCAGCTCTGCGCCCTGGGCCGCCCTGATCCTCAGCCTGGCCTTTGCCTTTTTCCACCCGGCTTGCTTGGCAG ATGTCGACTTCTGCCCACAAGCAGCCCGGTGTTGCCACACCGGAGTGGATGAATACGGCTGGATTGCGGCTGCCGTTGGTTGGAGTCTCTTGTTTCTCACCCTCATCCTGCTCTGTGTGGACAAACTGATGAAACTAACTCCAGATGAGCCCAAGGACTTGCAAGCATGA